A region of the Arachis hypogaea cultivar Tifrunner chromosome 15, arahy.Tifrunner.gnm2.J5K5, whole genome shotgun sequence genome:
aaggcatatcattaaacttgatgcaagagtaaagtcaaagcatgaagagcatattgagaatcaagttcaaataagaaaaaGTGGATCATGAAAAACAATATGAGTCCATATCAATGCACAAGGGATACAAGAGTCATaaaagatgaagcattgatttaaaagttccatcacccatcaatatcaaacaagtcaagaagcaccgaaataatacaagaaattctcaacaattgagtaggaaaatgcaacaccattattaaaagaagaaacttaaaaaaataagaataagctataaaaacaaaattaaaatacaacgaATAaaggtatgcaaatgcaataaacaaaagaaaataaaagatgagaaaaaataactcttttttttagagagggagaagaataaagtaagaaaggaagaggagagaagaagaaacatagaaagaaagaagaaggaaataaatggaaagaagaggagaaaaaaagtGTAGTGAAGGAAGGGTATCCACGCGCGTGTGTCATGTatacgtacgcgtggatggtgaaatggggcatgacgcgtacgcgtgatcgatCGCTTATTTGgagagcgatgcgtacgcgtcgtgtacgcgtacgcgtgagttggCCTGTGCGAAAGGCACAATGTTCGCGCGATGTAGgtacaactctcgggaaaatggcttggtagtgaatttttgcatccacgcgtacacgtgggtgacgcgtgcgcgtggatggccgAAAACGcttggtcacgcgtatgcgtggggcacgcgtacgcgtggatggtgctctgtttttcaaagtttttctatgtttttgcaccaaaccaagccttccaaacctccaaacagctaccaaaacaccaaaaaaaaactttatttaacatactaggctaccaaataaactcaacaaatcaatcaaaacatgaaattaaactacttttgccaatatttacaaaagagaaaattaaaagattttaccatggtggggtgtctcccacctagcacttttgtttattgttcttaagttagacttatggggagttctcctcatcaaggtggcttgtgcttgaagctatttttgaacatccaccaatgcttgaatctccaataagctccattcttcaaatttaatatcttcgagccttgatggagttccgcacaagctatgagctcccaaaGGTGATCCTCATGTATTCCCGGATCACATATCTTGTTTCCACACCCATCCTTGAATTAATCATCATTAGTCTATCCGGGTGGCAAGtaagatgaattctctatgaagtgcccaacaatcctcctagacctatCTAGTTGAGCACTATTCCAACCTTTATATTTCATTTTTGAtgtatcaaccataatgagccttgatttacaatgccaaccatGAAACATCtttctcttacgcttcatcccgtaaagcatcctaagttgaccatccgtttcaagcaagacATACTCAAGGGGGACataaagctaatagagatgaaatttacccactcaagtgaaggagtagatgacaacctaggtaaaGAGGCTTCCAAGGAACTTGACAAAGCGTATCCAACTCccgtcctcctttttctaaggatctccacctcctcacaaggtcttttaatctcaatcctttgttcaacaattttatctaagccttttcccttactcaaatcataaatgggagggtgaGAGAATTTTACCTCCACATTATTTTCTATTTCATTAGGAGaatgttcttcaagttcaaaggattcaccaccactaagacttgatgcttgaccTTCATCACCAGGGGAAtacaattcttgctctatcccgtccaattcttcataagggatacgccttgggggttgtgcacattcctccttagcatcaaattcaatcttcttggaggggttttcattaattttagattcccatggaggttccgcatctcctaagtcttcaaccacttcttctttttcttcaacaattgtagctttctccaattgttccaatacaaagtaacTTCCCTCATTTCTCACCGGAGTATCCAACCTCTCCTTCTTGCTATGCTCTCCCTTGGATTcttcacatgtagccatgggaattccttgagtattcaagcattgggatgctaatcgGTTTACCACCTCGTCTaaggcggccgtgaattgttgcacatcccttttcatctcctcttgctcttgaagaagaaTACCAaagatgtcatccattggaggttggggtagaTGAGAGGGCTCATTGTCTTGggagaagggttcatagtaggaaggtggttcctcaTAATAAagatgtggtggttctatgttctCTATTTGTTCTACTTGTTGCCCAACACACTCCAATccattgttctcaagttgagattctacaATCTCCTTCATACTCTCCTCTTCGGTTGCTTTTCCACAATCATCTGTGGATATGTGGTATGAATCTGATGCATCTAACTTTTGGTGGACAGTTGCTTGAAGCCAGTCCATTGCCTCCTTAAAAGATGGACATAGATATTCTTCTATGAAGGgtggtggaaggtagaattcatcttgagGATGAAAATTTGCacatattggaggtggttcatcttggtcatagtatggagaaggtggttcttggaagtattgaggTTGAGATGGTGGTTCCATGTACAACTCATATGGTTGTTGAAATGGtcgatatggattagggtcatatgaaggtgtttggtgaaaagagaCTTGTGAGTATGATTGAGGGTTATATTGagggtatggctcataggcatatggtggtggttcttgaaagtcacaagaagATTCatcatagccattggattggtatgcatcatagaatggctcttgttcatagtgcattggtggaggttgttgccatgaagattgatcatatgcatatggctcctcccacctttgattatcccatccttgatacacatcttcattgtagcccTCATTTCCTACAATATAATTAGAACCAAATTCATAGCCAAAGTAAGAATTCATAATGAGAAgcgaaaataagaaacaaaagctaataagaaagaatgaaacaaagtcttaaaactagcaaaaactaacaagcaatccaaaaataaagctattcacaatattcacatatatacaataaccactaacaaggcacacaattgcaactccccggcaacggcgccattttgatgaataaatttttgacggtttagaatttcacaaatgaaatctcgttgcaagtatagtttctaaactaacaataatcccttcatacaaaaatttgtttgtcacaagtacaaacccctaatattaataactgaagtattcaaacctcgggtcgttctccctagaaattgcaataaagtgttcttgttattggctatgaagtatgttttggggtttttgagttaagagacaagaaatataaattacaaagaaataaactaacactaacaaaagctcttagcaaggtatgagaactagaagtcctatcctagctatccttatcaattgtgatgagaattgtccattgctcccacttagttaacctctaactatgaagaaaagtcaagtggatgaattaacttgattccacaagtcctagccaaatcataatgaaagactagctttagtggcatccAAGTCAATtagaaacttctaattatcaatcaataagggagtttgataactcaagagtcactaattactctacctaggccaatgGAGGAAAAATCTATTCTAAAATCCAACTAAGGATTTTGTCaagcacttggaaggcacaaaaggaaagcatagtaaattgcaaggaaagtaaatctacactactcaatttcaaggaattaacaacaaaaaagtaaatcaacaataaaggaaatcaaaacatgaattgcattaaaaggaaaatagaagaacaaaaatgcatcaacataaaagtaaagaattacaagaattaaatgctaaactagagagaggaaaggtagaagaagaagaactttcaaaggaaaagtaaatcaaagcatgaaattaacctagatctaagaaattctaatatagatctaacctaatcctaattctagagagaagtgagagcttctctctctagaaactaactttccctctaaaactgaactaaaataaactaattgGTCACTAATTGGTTCatctcccttcaatccttgggttaaatatcaacagaaatgagttggattgggcccaaaatgcttcagaaatcactggccacgagttgcctttagtgagtcacgtgcagcttcccacgcgtatgcgtacatcacgcgtacgcatctttATACGCCAGAaaactatgacaaattttatattattttgaagccccagatgttagctttccaacgcaactagaactgcctcatttggacctctgtagctcaggttatgatcaattaagtgcgaagaggtcaggattgacagctttgcgatttcttcatttcttcatgagttctccatttcttcatgctttttcttcttttcctcaaTCTAATCTttaccttctaaacctgaaatcacttaacaaacatatcaaggcatctaatggaatcaaagtgaattaaatttagctattttaagacctaaaaagtatgttttcactcttaagcacaattaaaggagaatttacaaaaccatgctatttagtgaataaatgggggaaaagttgataaaatcctctaaattcaacataagataaaccctaaaaatggggtttatcacataGCCGGAATCAAACCCTGTTCAATTAATATGTCAGTGGTTAATACTGAAGTTCCAACCATGTTAGCAACAACTAACTAGATACCTTTTGTTGGTCACTAATGAAGTTCCAGCCATGAACCTTGTAGTTGCCCAAGTCATTGTGTAAATTCTCCAAGAACCATTTCCAGTTATCTCTAGTTTTTGAATCCACCACGGCATAAGCAATTGGAAAAATCTGGTTGTTCGTATCTTGACCTATTGCATTGAGTAGCTGTCCTCCATAGAAGCCCTTTAAGAATGTGCCATCAAGGCCAATGAAAGGTCTACATCCTAAGACAAAACCCTTCTTACATGCCTCAAAGGAAATGTAAACTCTCTTGAATAAGGGCAACGAGTCAGGCATTAGAGTGGTATCCAAGTACACTGTTGAGCCTGGATTTGACAGTAGTATTTGGTTAAGATAATCCCTCAACTCAGCATATTGTTCTCTCTCTGATCCTTCTatattttcccttgcctttttcATGGCTCTCTGGATCTTCTTATAATTAATTGCTACATTAAACTCTTTTTTAAACTAAGTTTCGGCCTCCGCACAAGTGATTTCCCTTTGGTCTCTAATTTTTTCTTCTAGCATCTCAGTAACCCACACCCTATCCGCAGATTTATTATTATGTCTTCTAGGACAGACGTGCTGATCCACAAATGTCTTCACCTGATAACTCCTCGGCTCGTTTGACCTAGAGCAGTAAATGTTCCAGGGACAATTCTCATCCCAACAAATCGCCTTACATTTGGTAGGCTCAACCCTGCTGAACTTGATGCTTCTTCTTATTTGAATATTGTACTTCCTCACGGATCTCTTAAACTCATCCATGGTAGCAAACTCCATCCCAAGCTCCAGATGAACTTGGCCAAATAGTGCTGTTGGATTTTCCTGAGGCCACACACCCTGTTCACTATCATAATCATCCTCACAATCGGATGACATTGGACTGTGTAAATCTTCAGATTCATACTGATAGTAGTCAGGGTCGGAGTCACTATCATCATCTGAATTAGAGGAATCAGGCTCCACATGAGGAACAAAGATCTTTGGTGCCTCATTCCTTCCTCCTTGAACAAACCTTTGACCAGTCGGTGCTGGCCTCTTATACGATGCTCTTCTATTCTTCTGACTGTTCTTAGATTGTTGGGTGGGCACTTTATTCTGACCTTCTTGCTGTGAATTATTAGGAGGTGCGACTTCTACTTCACTTTGCTGCTGGGTCGTGTTTCGGTTGACGTTTGGGATTTCGGattgtgacattggttgggttgTAGGAGAAGGATTGGGAGATGCTGGGTTCTGAGTTTCATTACAACTTTGGttgattttgtttttcttattggCCTTCTTAATATACAACTTTTTCGGGGTAGGCTTTTTGTGGATTGCCAtcttacttcttcttcttgggGTTTTTTGTGGTGTAGGTTGTTCAACGGTATCTGTAGTTGGGCATGGCTCATCATCTACAACGTCTACCACTTCAACTTCCTCAGGTAAATCAACAACATGATCCCAATAAACATGGCATATTCTTCCATTTTCAATAccaaattcatacattcagacAACATCACTGTCAAGCCTAACTAAATGCAAACTATTCGATACCTCATTCTCAACCCAGTAAAAATCTTTGAACAAGACATACCCCAAATCCTTAAATAACTCCACCATAAAAAATTTATTCAGAGTTTTCACATTCACCCTAGGAATCACAGCAACCTCCCCTCCAACATATTTTAGAACCCTATTTATGTTTCTCTCAAATCTTCCCTTGTGATGATACACAAAGGTTATATGATTTGCCATCTGTTTATAAAAAATTCCTCTATCAAACTATAGAATAaccaaattgatgcatttttataTCATAACACAGATACATGTGAAGGAAGGAAGCATTACCTTTTGATCGCGTCTGATTCTGAACTCTCCTCCTTCTCACAAGTTTGCTTTTGGACTTCCACGCTTCTTGCCCTACCGCTTTTGCCTTCAGAATGTAACGCATACGACGAACTGTAATGAACGAACTGTGAAGTGCTCAGAAATTTACTATGCTTACTCTCTGCTAGGGCATGTTTTCATTCAACACTGAAATATGAAAACGAAGATAATGAAGAGACTtgtaaaactttttcttttttaaaaaaaaaaattcaacaaatttcataatgaatatttctatttttcaaaatatcaccTCAAATTGGCCACATCATACAATATCATGCCACCTGGCCTTCACCACCGCCAGAAAATTTACTCAGGTCATGGAAGGGTAGAATTGACAAcgaaattttatatttatgtgtGCAAATGACTCATTCAAAAATTGAGGAGTACATCTGTAACTGTGTGAAAATTCGGGTGTACTTttgtctatttttctttttttttatttcattttaaatttatcttaaGCCATTATAGAGATTAAAAGGtgactaataagtaataacaataAAACTTCATAAAGATAAGTCACATTTTAAGCCATTCTATGACCGTTGCTAAAATTAGGTGATTAATAAGTTTTCTTAGTATAAATCACATTTTACGAGtttattaataaatttgttttgaaaagatgtttTTTCATTCCACTTGGATTTCTTAAAGTACTGCAGATCCATGATGAGTGATTCTATCCTATTCTCCTATAGGTGACATATAATTTGATCTATCAGTTCACCAAACAAAGTGCAGCTCATCGGTTGTTACTGTATGTCATTTTAAAATCAATAGCATTAGTTTTAGTAATTAAGAaatattaatattgattgtttaATCATACTTACTCTAAATCTTAGAGAATAATCACCAATTGTTTGGTCTCCCTTCCCTTACTAGTTATCAGATCTCTTAGTTCTTCCCTTCCCACTACCTCGCCAATAATATCTCCGTGTGACA
Encoded here:
- the LOC140179160 gene encoding uncharacterized protein, producing the protein MKKARENIEGSEREQYAELRDYLNQILLSNPGSTVYLDTTLMPDSLPLFKRVYISFEACKKGFVLGCRPFIGLDGTFLKGFYGGQLLNAIGQDTNNQIFPIAYAVVDSKTRDNWKWFLENLHNDLGNYKVHGWNFISDQQKGLIPAM